In the Agrococcus sp. Marseille-Q4369 genome, one interval contains:
- a CDS encoding DciA family protein, translating to MRELAVTEPERVWLRLKAKFGDPEKVTRDGRRRSRRDPDASVPFGKGRDPRALGDVLGSFAEDRGWTTTLARADVMAHWPELVGAENADRTEPIAFEDGVLTVRCASTAWTQQMRILRAETTTRIIARFPDCGLESVRFIGPDLPSFNRGRRSVPGRGPRDTWG from the coding sequence ATGCGTGAGCTCGCCGTGACGGAGCCCGAACGGGTGTGGCTGCGACTCAAGGCCAAGTTCGGCGACCCGGAGAAGGTCACGCGCGACGGACGCCGACGCTCCCGTCGCGACCCCGACGCATCCGTGCCGTTCGGGAAGGGCCGCGATCCGCGCGCCCTCGGCGATGTCCTCGGCAGCTTCGCCGAGGACCGCGGCTGGACGACGACGCTCGCGCGCGCCGACGTCATGGCGCACTGGCCGGAGCTCGTCGGCGCCGAGAACGCCGATCGCACCGAGCCCATCGCGTTCGAGGACGGGGTGCTGACGGTGCGGTGCGCGTCGACCGCGTGGACGCAGCAGATGCGCATCCTGCGCGCGGAGACCACGACGCGCATCATCGCTCGCTTCCCCGACTGCGGGCTCGAGTCGGTGCGCTTCATCGGCCCCGACCTGCCGAGCTTCAACCGCGGGCGCCGCTCGGTGCCGGGACGCGGGCCGCGCGACACCTGGGGCTGA
- a CDS encoding four-carbon acid sugar kinase family protein — protein MHLDGLLAALPAPLDISAAEVAAARSRDLVLIVLDDDPTGTQSVVDLPVLTHWEPEDLDWALAQDAAAVYVLTNSRSLDEQQAAARNLEVVEVALAAAARAGKRVSFVSRGDSTLRGHFPLETDVLRDAIAARGQAPRLTMLIPAFPDAGRLTVDSVHYWVVDGEATPVGETAFARDATFGFRSSDLRDWVAEKTGGRVARDEVAALTIDVIRAGTDAVTSFLRELAPGTVVAVDVVDEHDMRQVALALHALDREGIDVLLRIGPPYVRAHIGQEIAVPVGADEITVRHERGGLVVVGSHVPLTTAQLDSLRADRPGTATVELDVRALIDDRREAHLTEQADAVARAIASGTVIVHTSRELVTGRDGAESLEIARRVSAGLVELVARVLELAPPRFVIAKGGITSSDVATEALRIRRARVVGPMLPGIVSLWQPQSGPAEGIPFVVFAGNVGDTDSLARVVRTLAD, from the coding sequence GTGCACCTCGACGGCCTGCTGGCAGCCCTGCCCGCCCCGCTCGACATCTCGGCGGCCGAGGTCGCCGCCGCTCGCAGCCGCGATCTCGTCCTCATCGTGCTCGACGACGACCCGACCGGCACGCAGTCCGTCGTCGACCTCCCGGTGCTCACGCACTGGGAGCCAGAGGATCTCGACTGGGCGCTCGCCCAGGACGCCGCCGCCGTCTACGTGCTCACGAACTCGCGCTCGCTCGACGAGCAGCAGGCCGCCGCTCGCAACCTCGAGGTCGTCGAGGTCGCCCTCGCCGCCGCCGCGCGCGCCGGGAAGCGCGTCTCGTTCGTCAGCCGCGGCGACTCGACGCTGCGCGGTCACTTCCCGCTCGAGACCGATGTGCTGCGCGATGCGATCGCGGCGCGCGGCCAGGCCCCGCGGCTCACGATGCTCATCCCCGCCTTCCCCGACGCGGGTCGGCTCACGGTCGACTCGGTGCACTACTGGGTCGTCGACGGCGAGGCGACGCCCGTCGGCGAGACGGCGTTCGCGCGAGACGCGACCTTCGGCTTCCGGTCCTCCGACCTGCGCGACTGGGTCGCGGAGAAGACCGGCGGCCGCGTCGCGCGCGACGAGGTCGCCGCCCTCACGATCGACGTGATCCGCGCCGGCACGGATGCGGTCACCTCGTTCCTGCGCGAGCTCGCCCCCGGCACGGTCGTCGCCGTCGACGTGGTCGACGAGCACGACATGCGCCAGGTCGCACTCGCGCTCCACGCGCTCGACCGCGAGGGCATCGACGTGCTCCTGCGCATCGGGCCGCCCTACGTGCGAGCCCACATCGGGCAGGAGATCGCCGTGCCGGTCGGCGCCGACGAGATCACCGTCCGGCACGAGCGCGGCGGCCTCGTCGTCGTCGGCAGCCACGTGCCGCTCACGACCGCACAGCTCGATTCCCTCCGCGCCGACCGCCCCGGCACCGCGACCGTCGAGCTCGACGTGCGCGCGCTCATCGACGACCGGCGCGAGGCGCATCTGACGGAGCAGGCGGATGCGGTGGCTCGCGCGATCGCGTCGGGCACCGTCATCGTCCACACGAGCCGCGAGCTCGTCACCGGCCGCGACGGGGCGGAGAGCCTCGAGATCGCGCGGCGCGTCTCCGCCGGGCTCGTCGAGCTCGTCGCGCGCGTGCTCGAGCTCGCTCCGCCTCGCTTCGTGATCGCGAAGGGCGGCATCACCTCGAGCGACGTCGCGACAGAGGCGCTGCGCATCCGCCGCGCGCGCGTCGTCGGCCCGATGCTCCCGGGCATCGTCTCGCTCTGGCAGCCGCAGTCCGGGCCCGCCGAGGGAATCCCCTTCGTCGTCTTCGCCGGCAACGTCGGCGACACCGACTCCCTCGCGCGCGTCGTGCGCACGCTCGCCGATTGA
- the gnd gene encoding phosphogluconate dehydrogenase (NAD(+)-dependent, decarboxylating) translates to MTHIGLIGLGRMGGNMRARLRDAGVEVTGYDHNPEVTDVASVDALIETLPTPRVVWVMVPAGAITDAVITELAAKLSEGDLVIDGGNTRFTEDDRHAAMLAERGIRFVDVGVSGGIWGLENGYGLMVGGERADVEELMPVFDALRPEGPREEGFVHAGPIGAGHYVKMVHNGIEYGLMQAYAEGFELLERAERVHDVAGSFRAWQRGTVVRSWLLDLMVRALDEDADLSEIEGYVDDSGEGRWTVEEAIANAVPMPAISASLFARFESRQDDSPAMKAVAALRNQFGGHSIKKA, encoded by the coding sequence ATGACGCACATCGGACTCATCGGACTCGGACGGATGGGCGGCAACATGCGCGCGCGCCTGCGCGATGCGGGCGTGGAGGTCACCGGCTACGACCACAATCCCGAGGTGACCGACGTCGCGAGCGTCGACGCGCTCATCGAGACGCTCCCGACGCCGCGCGTCGTCTGGGTGATGGTGCCGGCGGGCGCGATCACGGATGCGGTGATCACCGAGCTCGCGGCGAAGCTCTCCGAGGGGGACCTCGTCATCGACGGCGGCAACACGCGCTTCACCGAGGACGACCGGCATGCCGCGATGCTCGCCGAGCGCGGCATCCGCTTCGTCGACGTCGGCGTATCCGGCGGCATCTGGGGGCTCGAGAACGGCTACGGCCTCATGGTCGGCGGCGAGCGCGCGGACGTCGAGGAGCTCATGCCGGTGTTCGACGCGCTGCGGCCCGAGGGTCCGCGCGAGGAGGGCTTCGTGCACGCGGGCCCGATCGGCGCCGGCCACTACGTGAAGATGGTGCACAACGGCATCGAGTATGGCTTGATGCAGGCCTACGCCGAGGGCTTCGAGCTGCTCGAGCGCGCCGAGCGCGTGCACGATGTCGCCGGCAGCTTCCGCGCGTGGCAGCGCGGCACCGTCGTGCGCTCGTGGCTGCTCGACCTCATGGTGCGCGCGCTCGACGAGGACGCCGATCTCTCGGAGATCGAGGGCTACGTCGATGACTCGGGGGAGGGCCGCTGGACGGTCGAGGAGGCGATCGCGAACGCGGTGCCGATGCCGGCGATCTCGGCGTCGCTCTTCGCCCGCTTCGAGTCGCGCCAGGACGACAGCCCCGCGATGAAGGCCGTCGCCGCGCTCCGCAACCAGTTCGGCGGCCACTCCATCAAGAAGGCCTAG
- a CDS encoding GntP family transporter, with protein MEYPLGVLIAIGLGGIGLLLLLIIRFKVQAFYALLLTSIVVGIVAGLPLTTIPATDDAPERLGVIQAIIAGVGGTLGSVAVLVALGSMLGKIIEISGGAESLAGKFTGWLGPKRVAVALTAAAGVLAIPVFFDAGFIILIPIIYAFSKAAGLSPMKFGLPIAGIMLAVHVAVPPHPGIVGGATILGADIGWVTILSLGISIPLAFASYVVAKRMNRREFAMLAATKAMFDSFGTEADTVGGGSSLAEGEKAPSAWTILAIIILPLALIMVGTTIAPAMEVGSFWHGFLSMIGQPIFALMVAIGVAMIALGVRRGWSASHLGEVMESALPAAAVIILVTGAGGAFGRILTETGIGGAVADVMAASGMPVLLLGFLISLIMRAAQGSATVAITTASGLLIPAVAGLGLDPIHLALFAVAIGYGALGLSHVNDSGFWIVTRYLGLSVKDGLRTWTVLTTVLGVLGFLLTAALWLLIPMG; from the coding sequence ATGGAGTACCCCCTCGGCGTGCTGATCGCCATCGGCCTCGGCGGCATCGGGCTCCTGCTGCTGCTCATCATCCGCTTCAAGGTGCAGGCGTTCTACGCGCTGCTGCTCACCTCGATCGTCGTGGGCATCGTCGCGGGGCTGCCGCTCACGACGATCCCCGCGACCGACGACGCTCCCGAGCGGCTCGGCGTCATCCAGGCGATCATCGCGGGCGTCGGCGGCACGCTCGGCTCGGTCGCCGTGCTCGTCGCGCTCGGCTCGATGCTCGGCAAGATCATCGAGATCTCCGGCGGCGCCGAGTCGCTCGCCGGGAAGTTCACGGGCTGGCTCGGCCCCAAGCGAGTGGCCGTGGCGCTCACCGCGGCGGCAGGCGTCCTCGCGATCCCGGTCTTCTTCGACGCGGGCTTCATCATCCTCATCCCGATCATCTACGCCTTCTCGAAGGCGGCGGGGCTCAGCCCGATGAAGTTCGGCCTGCCGATCGCGGGCATCATGCTCGCCGTGCACGTCGCGGTGCCCCCGCACCCCGGCATCGTCGGCGGCGCCACGATCCTCGGCGCCGACATCGGCTGGGTGACGATCCTCTCGCTCGGCATCTCCATCCCGCTCGCCTTCGCCTCCTACGTCGTCGCGAAGCGCATGAACCGGCGCGAGTTCGCGATGCTCGCGGCGACGAAGGCGATGTTCGACTCCTTCGGCACCGAGGCCGACACCGTCGGCGGCGGCAGCTCGCTCGCCGAGGGGGAGAAGGCGCCGAGCGCCTGGACGATCCTCGCGATCATCATCCTGCCGCTCGCGCTCATCATGGTGGGCACGACGATCGCGCCCGCGATGGAGGTCGGCAGCTTCTGGCACGGCTTCCTCTCGATGATCGGCCAGCCGATCTTCGCCCTCATGGTCGCGATCGGCGTCGCGATGATCGCGCTCGGCGTGCGCCGCGGCTGGTCGGCGAGCCACCTCGGCGAGGTCATGGAGTCCGCGCTTCCCGCAGCCGCGGTCATCATCCTCGTCACCGGTGCGGGCGGCGCCTTCGGCCGCATCCTCACCGAGACCGGCATCGGCGGCGCGGTCGCCGATGTCATGGCGGCTTCCGGCATGCCGGTGCTCCTGCTCGGCTTCCTCATCTCGCTCATCATGCGCGCCGCGCAGGGCTCTGCGACTGTCGCGATCACGACCGCCTCTGGCCTCCTCATCCCGGCGGTGGCGGGGCTCGGGCTCGACCCGATCCACCTCGCGCTCTTCGCGGTCGCGATCGGCTACGGCGCGCTCGGGCTCAGCCACGTGAACGACTCCGGCTTCTGGATCGTCACGCGCTACCTCGGCCTCTCGGTGAAGGACGGGCTGCGCACGTGGACCGTGCTGACGACCGTCCTCGGCGTGCTCGGCTTCCTCCTCACCGCGGCGCTCTGGCTCCTCATCCCCATGGGCTGA
- a CDS encoding FCD domain-containing protein, with the protein MPRPSRTHDAVERLLDAIIEGRVTAGEQLPPEGQLAVEFGISRLTMREAVRLLQAQGVIVQVPGSRHLIAPVSEWTGMDAVVRHARSAGQRRQSSLELLEVRMMIETGAAELAAERRSDEHLSALEDSLARMRHHHDEADVDAFVQADLEFHDVVIRAADNRILVAALRPLTSMLAETRARRARSPRSGPAPSSSTRRCSMRSARGCRSPRATRWRATCGRRATISWRSCATDPARWA; encoded by the coding sequence ATGCCCAGGCCATCGCGCACGCACGACGCGGTCGAGCGGCTGCTCGACGCCATCATCGAAGGCCGAGTGACCGCCGGCGAGCAGCTGCCGCCCGAGGGACAGCTCGCCGTCGAGTTCGGCATCTCGCGCCTGACGATGCGCGAGGCGGTGCGCTTGCTCCAGGCGCAGGGCGTCATCGTGCAGGTGCCCGGCAGCCGTCACCTCATCGCGCCGGTGTCGGAGTGGACGGGCATGGATGCCGTGGTGCGGCACGCTCGGAGCGCGGGCCAGCGCAGGCAGTCGTCGCTCGAGCTGCTCGAGGTGCGCATGATGATCGAGACCGGCGCGGCCGAGCTCGCGGCCGAGCGGCGCTCCGACGAGCACCTCTCGGCGCTCGAGGACTCGCTGGCTCGCATGCGGCACCACCACGACGAGGCGGACGTCGACGCGTTCGTGCAGGCCGACCTCGAGTTCCACGACGTCGTCATCCGCGCTGCCGACAACCGCATCCTGGTCGCGGCGCTGCGGCCGCTCACGTCGATGCTCGCCGAGACGCGGGCGAGACGAGCGCGGTCGCCGAGATCCGGGCCCGCGCCATCGAGCAGCACCAGGCGGTGCTCGATGCGATCCGCTCGGGGGTGCCGATCGCCGCGCGCGACGCGATGGCGAGCCACATGCGGCAGACGCGCGACGATCTCGTGGCGCTCGTGCGCGACTGATCCCGCGAGATGGGCTTGA
- a CDS encoding NAD(P)-dependent oxidoreductase, whose amino-acid sequence MTSTVAVIGLGAMGLPMATRLAARFDVRGFDIAAERLHLAEQQGVVPAASAAAAVAGADAVLVAVRTGEQLRELLFGETGLAEHLADGAVVILTSTVGTDGIADIADRLAASGAHLVDAPLSGGPVRAGEGDLLIVVGAEPAALETARPVLEQLASTLSIVGDKPGDGQALKTVNQLLCGVHIAAAAEALALADALGLDRERTLEALSAGAASSFMLGNRGPRALQAYDEDGAEVLSRLDIFVKDLGIVGAAARAHHLAAPVAAAAEQLFLLGEAQGLGHLDDSAVIRVVAPTLRGEAS is encoded by the coding sequence ATGACCAGCACCGTCGCCGTCATCGGGCTCGGCGCCATGGGACTCCCCATGGCGACGCGGCTCGCCGCGCGCTTCGACGTCCGCGGATTCGACATCGCGGCCGAGCGCCTGCACCTCGCCGAGCAGCAGGGCGTCGTGCCCGCTGCCTCGGCCGCCGCCGCCGTCGCGGGTGCCGACGCCGTGCTCGTCGCCGTGCGCACCGGCGAGCAGCTGCGCGAGCTGCTCTTCGGTGAGACGGGGCTCGCCGAGCACCTCGCCGACGGCGCCGTCGTCATCCTCACGAGCACGGTCGGCACCGACGGCATCGCCGACATCGCCGATCGGCTCGCCGCCTCCGGCGCCCACCTCGTCGACGCGCCGCTCTCGGGCGGCCCCGTGCGGGCGGGCGAGGGCGACCTCCTCATCGTCGTCGGCGCCGAGCCCGCCGCGCTCGAGACCGCGCGGCCCGTGCTCGAGCAGCTCGCGTCGACCCTCTCGATCGTCGGCGACAAGCCCGGCGACGGGCAGGCGCTCAAGACGGTCAACCAGCTGCTGTGCGGCGTGCACATCGCCGCCGCCGCCGAGGCGCTCGCCCTCGCCGACGCGCTCGGGCTCGACCGCGAGCGCACCCTCGAGGCGCTCTCCGCCGGCGCCGCGAGCTCCTTCATGCTCGGCAACCGCGGCCCCCGCGCGCTGCAGGCCTACGACGAGGACGGCGCCGAGGTGCTCAGCCGGCTCGACATCTTCGTGAAGGACCTCGGCATCGTCGGCGCCGCAGCGCGAGCGCACCACCTCGCGGCCCCCGTCGCCGCCGCCGCCGAGCAGCTCTTCCTGCTCGGCGAGGCGCAGGGCCTCGGCCACCTCGACGACTCCGCGGTCATCCGCGTCGTCGCCCCGACGCTGCGCGGGGAGGCGAGCTGA
- the recF gene encoding DNA replication/repair protein RecF, translating into MRVSRLALTDFRNYRAADVELVDGANLLVGRNGQGKTNMVESLVWIATGSSHRVPNDFALIRAGEERAIVRCTVTNDARSFQLDVELNARGANRAQANGQPVRIRDLPRYLQAVLFSPEDLQLVRADPGGRRRFLDELSVMRAPRLAGVHSDLDRVLKQRNSLLKSARAARLRPDDLTTLEVWDGRLVELGLEVMRARRALVADLAPHVDAAYRLVAGDEHEARIELTTNVPDSAEAFHAILAERRRDELDRGVSLVGPHRDDLELQLNDLLARHYASHGESWSFALALRLGSAELLRDGSGGDPVMILDDVFAELDAGRRQRLAEAAGRFEQVLITAAVEEDVPDALRHHRIRIDRGEVLDA; encoded by the coding sequence GTGCGGGTCAGCCGACTCGCCCTCACCGACTTCCGCAACTACCGCGCAGCGGACGTCGAGCTCGTCGACGGCGCGAACCTGCTCGTCGGCCGCAACGGCCAGGGCAAGACCAACATGGTCGAGTCGCTCGTCTGGATCGCGACCGGCTCGAGTCACCGGGTGCCGAACGACTTCGCGCTCATCCGCGCGGGGGAGGAGCGGGCGATCGTGCGCTGCACGGTCACGAACGACGCGCGCAGCTTCCAGCTCGACGTCGAGCTCAACGCGCGCGGTGCCAACCGCGCGCAGGCCAACGGGCAGCCCGTGCGCATCCGCGACCTGCCGCGCTACCTGCAGGCGGTGCTGTTCAGCCCCGAGGACCTGCAGCTCGTGCGCGCCGACCCCGGTGGCCGGCGCCGGTTCCTCGACGAGCTCTCGGTCATGCGCGCGCCTCGCCTCGCGGGCGTGCACAGCGATCTCGACCGCGTGCTCAAGCAGCGCAACTCGCTGCTCAAGAGCGCTCGCGCGGCGCGCTTGCGACCCGACGACCTCACGACGCTCGAGGTGTGGGACGGCCGGCTCGTCGAGCTCGGGCTCGAGGTGATGCGCGCGAGGCGCGCCCTCGTCGCCGACCTCGCGCCGCACGTCGACGCCGCCTACCGGCTCGTCGCGGGCGACGAGCACGAGGCCCGCATCGAGCTCACGACGAACGTGCCCGACTCGGCCGAGGCGTTCCACGCGATCCTCGCCGAGCGGCGCCGGGACGAGCTCGATCGCGGCGTGAGCCTTGTCGGGCCCCACCGCGACGACCTCGAGCTGCAGCTCAACGACCTGCTCGCGCGGCACTACGCGAGCCACGGCGAGTCGTGGTCCTTCGCGCTCGCGCTCCGGCTCGGCTCCGCCGAGCTGCTGCGCGACGGCTCGGGCGGCGACCCCGTCATGATCCTCGACGACGTGTTCGCCGAGCTCGATGCCGGTCGTCGGCAGCGGCTCGCCGAGGCCGCGGGCCGGTTCGAGCAAGTGCTCATCACGGCCGCGGTCGAGGAGGACGTGCCCGACGCGCTCCGCCACCACCGCATCCGCATCGATCGCGGGGAGGTGCTGGATGCGTGA